DNA from Babylonia areolata isolate BAREFJ2019XMU chromosome 32, ASM4173473v1, whole genome shotgun sequence:
GTGTTGACCAGGGTGTAGGTATCGGCGGGAGCCATGTTGGTCAGTGCTGCTATAAGTTTTTCTGTCAcgcttctctcccctttctgaaGGAGCTGCCCACAGAGTTGTCTCCTCACAAACCACGCCACTGCAGCTGTCCTCCGTGATGGGGAGGCAGGGATTAGTGGCAACGCACTCACCTAGAAAGCCTGAGACTCTGAGTGCACAGGTCCGAAacccacacttgccagtatttcctccccctccactggaccttgagtggtggtctggacgctagtcattcggatgagatgatcaaCTGAGTTCcggtgtgtgtggcatgcactttgggcacacgtaaaaagaacccatggcaactgttgtcctctggcataattctgtggaagaaattcactctgataggtagaaaaatatataagcgtgcactcaaagcctgacgaaACGcactgggttatgttgctggtcaggcatccgcctagcggatgtggtgtagagaatgagtttgtgcaaacacagtgacgcctccttgagaaactgaaactgtccaaatGGAAATCACCTGTGCATCCAAAAagctcatcactcacaccacacagtctctgaGCCCACAGTGTAGTctgatgcacagacagacatcaccaaaGTAGAACATAAAGTTCACTCCTTTTGCTTTACAGGAATTTTTTGTTCAGTCCTCATAACCTCCTGATTTACTGAACTCACTAACTTCAGATTTTATTCGAAAGCAAATACTAAGGTTATCATTCAAAAGCAAATACTATATTCTTGTACTCCATATACACAATACGTAAGGGGCAATGGCCCTAATATGAATAAACTATCTGACAggtgcaatggccgagtggttaaagcgttggactttcaatctgagggtcccaggtttgaacctcggtgacggcgcctggttggtaaatggtggagatttttatgatctcccaggtcaccatatgtacagacctgctagtacctgacccccttcatgtgtatacgcaagcagaagatcaaatacgcacgttaaagattatgtaatccatgtcagtgttcagtgggttatggaaacaaaaacatacccagcatgcacatccccaaaagcggagtacggctgcctacatggcaggggtaaaaacggtcatacacgtaaaagcccactcacgtacatacaagtgaacgtgggagttgctgcccacgaacatagaagaagaagaagaagaagaaactatccatccatccatccatcttcctgACCTCGCTAATTTTGATCAAACTATTCATCTCCAACCTGTGCGAACTGACTGTACCTGAACGGACTGCAGAGCAAGGCAAAACACAGCATCCCTCCAAGTCaaagcggcaacaacaacaacaacacaaaaatcagCATACAGATTGTggcaacttgaagaagaaaaaggaggaggaggaggaggaggtacctTGGGgtcaggagaggggagggaggggggtagaaggggtCCAGTGTAGCCCTCCACCTCACAGCTGGCGGCCGTGTTGATGTTGTTCACCTTGCTCATGGTCAATATGGACTGGAAGCCGTCTGACGCTGCACAATACAGGGATGTATGTGATTAttattgcacatgtatggctgtgatgatgtgtgtgggatTCTCTCTGACACTGCACAATACAGGGATGTATGTGATTAttattgcacatgtatggctgtgatgatgatgtgtgggatTCACTCTGACGCTGCACAATACAGGGATGTATGTGGTTATTATTGCACAtgtgtggctgtgatgatgatgtgtgtgggatTCACTCTGACGCTGCACAATACAGGGATATATGTGATTATTATTGCACAtgtgtggctgtgatgatgatgtgtgggatTCACTCTGACGCTGCACAATACAGGGATGTATACATGTGGTTATTACTCTTCCTTATTCTTCAGCATTACCAATTATTGTTCCTGTGTGGCTGTTTTGATTATGTGGGATTTACTATAGCGCCGCACAGTACAGGGATGTATGTGGTTATTATTGTTCCTGTATGAGTGTGGTGATGTATGTGGGATTTACTATAACGCCGCACAGTACAGGGATGTATGTGGTTATTATTGTTCCTATAtgagtgtggtgatgtgtgtgggatTTACATGGATGCTACACAGTACAGGGATGTATACATGTGGTTATTACTCTTCCTGTATGACTGTTATGATCATGTGGGATTTACTCTGACGCTGCACAATACAGGGATGTATGTGATTGttattgcacatgtatggctgtgatgatgtgtgtaggATTTACTGTTACGCTGGACAGAGGATACAGGGATGTAtatgattattactgcatgtgtatgtttgtgatgatgtgatgatatgTGTGGGATTTACTCTGTAAAACAATGCTATAAAACATATTTACAGCAAAGTTAAACAAATGATATGTACAGtaaagcaaaacaatacaatacacacatcaaagtcaaacaatacaatacaatacacagcaaaatcaaacaatacaatatacagcCAAAGTCAAACAATACAATATTAACAGCCAagtcaaacaatacaatacaatacacatcaaAGTAaaccaacacaatacactaaataCCCACACGGCAGCTTCCCCAAGAAGTCCTCCGACAGGACAGAAGCCACGGAAGCAGCATCAGCCAATCGGAGCACAGCCAGCGACCACACCACGTCCACCCACAGCAGGGGAGACGACTGCCGCAGACCCTGCACGCCCTctgaccccaccaccctccctaccAGTTCCCTGCACTGAGCGGAATCCATGTTCAGGTTGGCCAGCGACAGGACCACCCCCGCCTTGTCCGACGCCTCCAGAGAGTCCACATCACTCTGGACAGACACCGCCCCGCCCTCGACACCGTGTGAACCGGACGATGGTGGCGTCGCAGACACCGCCTTTCCCTCCAAGACGTTCACCAACATGTTCAGCATGCCGCCGTCTTTCCACCGCAGCCGAGAGAAAGACGTGAGAAGCGACGACACGAGCTTAGCGGTGAGGTCGGCCTGCTTCGCGTGCAGCTCGGCGCAGACTTTGGACAGGAGGGCCGCGTCGAACACGCTGAGCGTGCAGAGGGCGTACACCAGGTTGGTCAGCTGGACGGCTGACAGCGAGGACAGGGAGGTTTTGTTGAGGTGGTAGACGAGGGCGCGGATGAGGGGGGTGTTGCGGTGGCCCTGTCGGGACAGCAGGTAGATGACGCGGTACAGCTCCTTGGGGCTGGCCTTCTCCACCACGTCCAGGGCTCGGTCCTCCAGTCGTTCCACCAGGACCTGATGGACGGACAAACAGCAGCTACTGtagtactgtgtggtgtggtgtggtgtggtgtggtgtggtgtggtgtgtggtgtggtgaggtgaggtgtggtgtggtgtggtgtggtgtggtgtgtggcgtggtgtggtgtggtgtggtgtgtggtgtggtgtggtgtggtgtgtggtgtgatatggtgtggtctggtgtggtgtggtgttgcattgCGTGGtgtagtattgtgtggtgtggtattctattatattatactgtactgtactgtactgtactgtattgtattgtattgtattgtattgtattgtattgtattgtattgtattacaatgcattgtattgtattgtattgcattgttttgtattgtattgtatgtactgtattgtactgtactgtactgtactgtactgtactattctTTTGTCACATCATATTTGTGTCAAacagggtattgtattgtatagtattgtattgtaatttgctACTCTCTCCAGGCAGAAACTgtcaacacagtgcagtgccaccatcaccacccaccccacccaacccaaccccccaccccccctttttttcttcttttttctctctgcaagTGTATTGGTATCACCTACggaatttcttttgttttcatgggTTCTTCtccatgcgctaaatgcatactacacacacatgtttggtttgtcttctcatccgaatgactagcacacagaccaccactcagggtccagtggaggggaagaaagcaCTAGCCATGGTGGGATCTGACCCACCGCTCTCAGACTGCCATCGTCCTGGGCGGACATGAGGGATCCACACAACTATAGTCTGTGGGTTCACCAACAGCTGTGGAAACAATTCATCAAACACATacccaaaacacaaacatacccaccacacacacacacacacataccaaacacacacacacataccaaacacacacaaacacactaatatacccaggacacacacacatgcccagccaatacacacacacacacacatacccaccaccacacacacacacacacacacacaaaggccaaAGAGCAAGGCTGGCACGTGACTGagtggccaacacacacacacatacccaacacacacacacccaacacacacacaaacatacccaacacacatacacatacccaacacacacacacacacacacacacacacacacacagagtacctgaCTAAGCGGCGCCCCCTGGGTGACGTACATGAGGAAGATGATGTCCTTGGGGTGGGTCAGCTCGACCCAGCGCCGCTCCAGCGCCGACAGACTCTGCTGCACCATGCTCTGCCGcagactgctctccccttggTGGTGCAGGTGGAGCTGCAGAGCTTGGATCAGCAGCGGGACGGGCATCCGTCGCATCAGCCACACCACCTGGtgtaagataaataaatgaatacataaataaatgaataaataaataatcaccaCTTGGTCCACATACACCACATTACAGCAGACGGGCATCCGTCACATCAACCACACCACCTGatccacacctcacaccacattacagtggtcacacacacacacacagacctcattACTGTGGTCACAACCACCACATTacaatggtcacacacaccacattactgaggtcacacacaccacattacagcagtcacacacaccacactacaatggtcacacacacacacattacagtggtcacacacacacaccacattacagcagtcacacacacacaccacattacagcggtcacacacaccaccacactacaatgGTCACAAACATCATGTtacagcagtcacacacacaccacatccacacatacacacacacacccactgatccacacacacacatacacacacacacacactgatcccctaccccccacctccacccccccacccctccccccacacacgcatacacacacactgaaatacatcATATTGCCTTACGATGTCAAATTTTTTTCATGATAATTTTGTTCGCATTTCACAGTACTTCAATTTTCATTATCCTCAGAACACAAAAATGCTGGCCCTTACAATGGGTGGTCAATCTCACCTcagagattttgtatttgtatttgtatttcttttatcacatcaaatttctctgtgtgaaattcgggctgctctccccagggagagtgcgtcgctatactacagcgccaccctttttttttttttttttttcctgtgtgcaattttatttgtttttcctattgaaatggatttttctacagaattttgccaggaacaacccttttgttgccgtgggttcttttacgtgcgctaatgcatgctgcacacgggacctcggtttatcgtctcatccgaatgactagtgtccagaccaccactcaaggtctagtggagggggagaaaaaatcggcggctgagccctgattcgaaccagcacgctcagattctctcatttcctaggtggacgcgttacctctaggccatcactctaacCTTCACTGACTGAATGTCTGCCCATGAAATAATCACTGGCCAAAAAATGAATCATTGTCTGCTGGCCGAACTTGATGAACTATAGATatatcacacacatgtatgttaccTGTGTAGCTAAAGACTTGATGATGTAGACGTCTAAAGGAGTCATGTCGTACAGCCCTTCCTGGCCAAATTTGATGAACTATAGATAtattacacacatgtacattaccTGTGTGGCCAGAGACATGTACATTACTTGTGTGGCCAGTGACCTGATGGTGTAGACATCTGCAGGAGTCATATTGTACAGCCCTTGCTGGCCAAACTTGATATATGACATACATGAACATAACCTGTGTGGCGAGTGACTTGATGATGTAGACATCAGCATGCATCATCTTGATCAATTATTGATATATTACACACATGTGTGATGTACATTACCTGTGTGGCCAGAGACATGTATGTTACCTGTGTGGCGAGTGACTTGATGATGTAGACGTCAGTAGGCGTCATCTCGTACAGCCCTTGCAGCGTGGTCAGGATGGCTCTGGGGCTGAGGCGGGTGATGCCCTCATCAATCACCCTGGACACTCCGCTCAACCGCGAGTCCTTCAGCAcagcatccccctccacccccatcgtCCTCCCCTCCTTGTGCAGTGCGCTCAACCTCTGCAGCATCACGCACGCCATAAACGCTGAATCCGCCTTTTCCGCCATGGTCATCAGCTCTTCAAAGGAGGCGCTCAGAATGGCCTGGACCTTTTCACCGTTTTTGAACTTCAAAGCTTTAATGGCAGCGTCCTCCACTTCATGCTGGGCGGCATCGCTGATGCTGCTGGAGGTGAAGAAAGGTCGTGACCTGTGGGAGCAGAACGACTCCGGGCCTGGCCTGGATGACACCACGGCTGAACCCGCACAAGGTGACACCGAGAGGTGCATCGAAGGTGCTGGGGAAGCCATCTGCATCTCACACTTGACCCCGCAAGCATTACTACGTGAAGCAGAATACTGCAGGGAGAATCGA
Protein-coding regions in this window:
- the LOC143276382 gene encoding FAST kinase domain-containing protein 4-like, whose protein sequence is MIPCQAGTPLRWMLRPCLRFSLQYSASRSNACGVKCEMQMASPAPSMHLSVSPCAGSAVVSSRPGPESFCSHRSRPFFTSSSISDAAQHEVEDAAIKALKFKNGEKVQAILSASFEELMTMAEKADSAFMACVMLQRLSALHKEGRTMGVEGDAVLKDSRLSGVSRVIDEGITRLSPRAILTTLQGLYEMTPTDVYIIKSLATQVVWLMRRMPVPLLIQALQLHLHHQGESSLRQSMVQQSLSALERRWVELTHPKDIIFLMYVTQGAPLSQVLVERLEDRALDVVEKASPKELYRVIYLLSRQGHRNTPLIRALVYHLNKTSLSSLSAVQLTNLVYALCTLSVFDAALLSKVCAELHAKQADLTAKLVSSLLTSFSRLRWKDGGMLNMLVNVLEGKAVSATPPSSGSHGVEGGAVSVQSDVDSLEASDKAGVVLSLANLNMDSAQCRELVGRVVGSEGVQGLRQSSPLLWVDVVWSLAVLRLADAASVASVLSEDFLGKLPSSDGFQSILTMSKVNNINTAASCEVEGYTGPLLPPSLPSPDPKLLQKGERSVTEKLIAALTNMAPADTYTLVNTTGPGGYLIDAEFYVDSEGNPKPLSQVSENAAQYHRVALKVLEFPDLTFPTSDLTGLHAMAVRHLRCHGYTVVQVLHSEIPSKSKVVEQVNFLQQKVKDAVKPRPDAGAPADS